Part of the Nicotiana sylvestris chromosome 5, ASM39365v2, whole genome shotgun sequence genome is shown below.
GGGTAAATAAGAACAAGAAGAAGTCAGAAGGGATACTTGGTATTATGAGGCAATAATAGGCAAAAAACTTCGCAGAGATCTCTGATACAAGCACTGAGAATTGCAATGGATTTTGAAAATGAGAGTGAAGAAAGTTTGGATGTAAAGTTTGGGCAAAAGAAGAAGGGTATATTTATAGGTTTCAAATGGCGGTTCAAATCCAGTAATGGCCGACCGTCGACTGACGCACATTTAATGCCTTGAAAATTTTATCGATGGGACGTTTCGATGACCTTTTGTCACTTACATCATGATTTATCAAGGTGAAGATCGAGGATTCAAATCGTTTCTTATTGTTTACTCTCCAAAAAACAAGGGGATTGTCTGTATACGATAAAATTCGAGCCCGATGCTCGATCAGGAACCTGAAGCAATAGACCGGAGTTGGCACATCTGTATCAGGGTAGAAACCGAAGTCATGGGTGACATAGGCCTCAATATCCAAGTTCGGGGTTCGATCTAATGTCCAACATAGTCAGCCGGTTCGGAATATGATAAATACCAGACTCGAAAGCAATATCGAAGCCGACCATCGAAATTATCAAACTTGCCCCCGAGTTTGTCGAGGACATAATCGATCATATTCTTAACGGCCTTGAAGATAAGGCCTGCCAGCTCAGCCGATAAGGGTGACTCTTGCCACTAACTAATTATTATAGTGtgaatcatggtattagtggaaaagGTAGCTAACGGTCAGAAAGACCTATATTTTCTTATAGAATAATGCAAAAAATGGGAGATTTTCCCCCAATAAATAGAGGAGACTGAGTTATTCATAGCGGCATTGAAATACACTTCTAATCAATATACTGTCACTTCTAGTTTCAATTTATTTCTACCCTGTGTTCCATAATATCATTATTGGCTAAAGGGAAATCAATCTCATAAGGCCAAAGTTTGCTACATTTGTGAAGGTTGTATTTATCTTTCTACAGTTTATTTCTACATTAATATAATTTCTTGCCCTTGTATCAATTCATATCACTTATCTTTagaaccacgtataaattcaattgttatacGATTTTAAGGGTAAATCGGTTTATTCAAGGGAATTTGGCATTGCAAGACAATCTAACCTAATAAATAAGCCCAATTTATAGTTATTGGCACCTTGCAGTCcacatttatattttaatttgatAAATTAGTATTTTATAGTCAAACTCGGTTAGCTCACAATAattaaaagagaagaagaagaagaagaataagaagaagatgcaactctctctctctctctctctcctctcttCGTTGAATACCTCTACTCTAGCTCCCTTCCAATAATCTTTCTTCTATTTCTCCCCAAAATTTTCaaactttcttcccaaatctccctattacattatTCTCCTCCAATAACTATTGCTGAAATTATATAACTTTCGATTGGGTAATATTGGATATTTTTAGAAAACGTTTTAAGAAATTTGAATATCGAATTTTGGAGGTATTTAGAGATGATTTAAGGCGAATTTGGGATGATTTTCAGATTAAAAACTCTGAGATTAATGAATGCTACATTTTGTGTATGTCCCTCTATATATCCACGTATATCACTTTATATGCCAGTATATATTACCATGTATATCCGTTTATCTCATGTATAGTGgtgacaaaatggttaaaagaagagaatttttcctaaagcaccatcttttaggtctaattagtcatttatagataccttttgctatattacgtgttataaataccttttatgtggttatacaatgtatttgatgtatttaagctattgtattcattaataaaatagcaaaaataggcaTTAAAAAGGAAATTCCAGCCAAGGTTGATATGTATTTGACTGTATTTACGTGGCCTTATCGTGAATACAGTAATGTATTTGCGTAAAACCTGGAAGGTTGAACTAGTTAAAAACGTAAAGGAAATCAAATCACctgatattctcctaatttaatTCAACGAACAAAAACTATTATCCATTAATCTGTATTCTTCCATTCATGATTCAACAAAAAAAATAGCGAAAACAAGAGCAACATTTGTTCGTAGTTCTTCCATTCACTTCTCCATTTTCTCTGTTCGCAGTTCTCAATTCAACCACGGAAAATTACGATTGATACAATTGTATACAAAATACGGTATAGTTCTATTATACATATGGCAAGTTTAACAGTGTTGTTGTGTCATTCTGGCAAGTGGAACGATGAGGGCAATTACGTTGATTTTTCAATTGAGGGAATACTGATAAAGGAGTATGCGTCGTATAATGATTTGGTTGCTTCAATTTCTAATCAACTGGGCATAGATTTGAGCACAAAGTCCATTAAAATTCAATACAAAGTAGAAGGGAATAGCACGCCAATGTAAATACATAATGACATGGGTTACAGGGTGTATGTAGAGTTGAAAAAAGAGAACAGGGAATTCGGGATGTATCCTTTGTGCATAAATAGTATTTACTTTAAATAAATAGGGgattaacctttgctataggaggtaaaaattccttaaaGAGAATTTTTCCTAAAGCACCATCTTTTAGGTctaattagccatttatagataccttttgctatattacgtgttatagataccttttatgtggttatacaatgtatttgatgtatttaagctattgtattcattaatacaatagcaaaaataggcgttaaAAAAGGAATTCCAGCCAAGGTTGATAtgtatttgactgtattcacGCGGCCTTATCGTGAATACAGTAATGTATTTGCGTAAAACCTGGAAGGTTGAACTagacctttgctataggaggtaaaaattccttaaatAGAATTTTTCCTAAAGCACCATCTTTTAGGTctaattagccatttatagataCATTTTACTATATTACgtgttatagataccttttatgtggttatacaatatatttgatgtatttaagctattgtattcattaaCACAATAGCAAAAATAGCCGTTAAAAAGGGAATTCCAGCCAAAGTTGATATGTATTTGACTGTATTCTCGCGGCCTTATCGTGAGTACAGTAATGTATTTGCGTAAAACCTGGAAGGTTGAACTAATTAAAAACAGAAAGGAAATCAAATCACctgatattctcctaatttaactcaacgaaCAAAAACTATTACCCATTAATCTGTATTCTTCCATTCACGTTTCAACAAAAAATTAGCGAAAACAAGAGCAACATCTGTTCGCAGTTCTTCCATTCACTTCTCCCTTTTCTCTATTCGCAGTTCTCAATTCAACCACGGAAAATTACGATTGATACAATTGTATACAAAATACGGTATAGTTCTATTATACATATGGCAAGTTTAACAGTGTTGTTGCGTCATTCTGGCAAGTGGAACGATGAGGGCAATTACGTTGATTTTTTAATTGAGGGAATACTGATAAAGGAGTATGCATCGTATAATGATTTGGTTGCTTCAATTTCTAATCAACTGGGCATAGATTTGAGCACAAAGTCCATTAAAATTCAATACAAAGTAGAAAGGAATAGCACGCTAATGGAAATACACAATGACATGGGTTACATGGTATATGTAGAGTTGAAAAAAGAGAACTGAGAATTCGGGATATTTCCTTTGTGCATAACAACGATTGAAAAAGAACTTGTATCTTGTGGTAGTTTAAGTGAAGGAGATATTGTGCAAATAGACGAATCACTCCAAAGGTATGATTCCGGTACGGATGATATGCTTGCTCTAGATCTTGTCAATTCAGGAGAAGCAATTGGGGTGTTTGAACTGAACAAGGATTTGATAATTTCAAAAACTAATCAAAGGGAGGTTATTGTTGGACAAGTATATAAGGACAAGGCTACATTGAAAGAGGTGATGGAGCATTATGCTATATCTCAAAGGTTTCAATTCCGGGTTGATAGGTCTAATGTTGTCAGGTTTGcgtgtatttaattttttttgtattttgtattatTGGTTCGAGCTGTAAGTTAAACATTGATGTATTTATGCGTATTTGTGGATTTACACTTGATCATCACTGATGTGTTTAACATATGTTTGTTTATGGTCCTTAAATacatgtatttatatgtattttacTGGTATAATTACATTACATTGTCTCTAATTATTTTCGTATTTTGTTTATTGTCCTTTTAAGTGTATGTATATAACAATaattgtattcagttgtattcattgTATTTAAATGCATATAACTATAATTGAATTTAGTTgtataataatttatatatatagatgTCAGAATGTATTCAAGTCAGATTGTATTCGTGTGTATATGAGTGCATTTTTTTGTAAATATTTATGCTAATCATATGTACAATGATTAATTCTTTGCAGCTATGTATTATTATGTATGTCAGAAAATTGTGAATGGAAGTTTAAGGCTTCAAGCATTAACAAATTAGAATTATTAAAAGTGAGAGAGTTCATTGATAACCATACATGTCCGCTGAAGGACAAGGTGTATGAGCAGCGGCAGGCAAGTAGTAGCCTTATAGGTGGTATGATTAGGCAGAAGCTTACTAATCATAAGAGGAAATACACCCCAAAggatattattgatgatgtgacATCAGATTTAGGTGTAGATGTTAGCTACATGTTGGCGTGGAGGgctaaagaaaaggcaatgaattTTTTGAGAGGTGAACCGGCTGATTCATACAAAAAATTACCAGGATACTTATATACAATGGATATGGCATATCCAGGTTCCCATATCAGAATggtaaaattgcccaaaaatgaATTCATGTACGTGTATATATCTTTATATACCTTTATAAAGGGGTTTGATCATTGTAGACCCATTGTTGTTGTGGATGGAAGTCACCTAAAATCTTACTACACCGGGACATTCGTTTCGGCAAGCACGTTGGATGGTGCAGGTGAGTACGTGAGTTATAATAAAATCTGTtaatattttaaagattgaaatacATGTTTTAAAAAAATGTATTCAACTGTCTTTACAGGTCATATATTGCCACTAGCATATGGTGTTATTGATTCAGAGAACGATACTGCTTGGACATGGTTCTTTGAGCAGTTCAAGATAGCATACAGTGACGGGAAAAACATGTGCATCGTTTCAGATAGAAATGAGAGTATCATTAAATCTGTATCGAGAGTGTATCCATATGTACCGCATTTTGCTTGTATATAGCATCTCTGGAACAACGTATATAAGAAATTCAAAAAGAGCCATGCCAAGTTGAGTGAGATATACTTCTCGATGGCAAAAGAATACACACAAGCTGAATTTGACAGTCTGATGGAGAAGGTGGAGAAGGTAGATATTAGGGTGAAAGAATACTTGGAGTTAGCTGGATACGAAAAGTGGGCTAGGTTGTATGCACCTGTTAACAGGGGATGGACAAGGATGTCAAATATTACTGAGTCAATCAATGCCACACTAGTGTCAGCAAGGGAATTGTCAATATACGACTTCCTCGAAGAAGTTAGGAAGATGTTTGGATGTTGGAATTGTAGTAACCGCAAAGAAGCTA
Proteins encoded:
- the LOC104245397 gene encoding uncharacterized protein, which encodes MTWVTCLSEGDIVQIDESLQRYDSGTDDMLALDLVNSGEAIGVFELNKDLIISKTNQREVIVGQVYKDKATLKEVMEHYAISQRFQFRVDRSNVVSYVLLCMSENCEWKFKASSINKLELLKVREFIDNHTCPLKDKVYEQRQASSSLIGGMIRQKLTNHKRKYTPKDIIDDVTSDLGVDVSYMLAWRAKEKAMNFLRGEPADSYKKLPGYLYTMDMAYPGSHIRMVKLPKNEFMYVYISLYTFIKGFDHCRPIVVVDGSHLKSYYTGTFVSASTLDGAGHILPLAYGVIDSENDTAWTWFFEQFKIAYSDGKNMCIVSDRNESIIKSVSRVYPYVPHFACI